A single window of Deltaproteobacteria bacterium DNA harbors:
- the lexA gene encoding transcriptional repressor LexA, which translates to MLTKRQKEVFDFIQKFIRKHDYPPSLEEVAGHLGLSAVSTIHYHIGELVKKGLLEKEWNANRSLRVVGHTGTLAVVVPLLGVIAAGKPIEAVEQEETIELPPSLMGRKDTYVLRVRGNSMIEEHIRDGDYVVVEKRNSANDGETVVALLNNSEVTLKKFYREKKGMIRLQPANPNMSPIYCHEEECLVQGVVVAILRKFR; encoded by the coding sequence ATGTTAACCAAACGTCAAAAAGAAGTATTTGATTTTATTCAGAAATTTATCAGAAAACACGACTATCCCCCAAGTTTGGAAGAAGTGGCCGGTCATTTGGGTCTCTCGGCCGTTTCCACCATTCACTATCATATTGGAGAACTCGTGAAGAAGGGTCTCTTGGAAAAAGAGTGGAATGCCAATCGCTCTTTGCGCGTGGTGGGACATACAGGCACTTTGGCGGTGGTGGTTCCTCTGTTGGGAGTCATCGCCGCAGGCAAACCCATTGAAGCGGTGGAACAAGAAGAGACAATTGAACTTCCTCCCTCTCTGATGGGACGCAAAGATACCTACGTGTTGCGGGTGCGAGGGAATTCCATGATCGAAGAACATATTCGCGATGGCGATTATGTCGTGGTGGAAAAACGCAACAGCGCCAACGATGGAGAAACGGTGGTCGCCCTTCTTAATAACAGTGAAGTCACATTAAAGAAGTTTTATCGCGAAAAAAAAGGGATGATCCGCCTCCAACCGGCCAACCCCAACATGTCCCCCATTTATTGCCATGAAGAAGAATGTTTGGTGCAAGGCGTCGTGGTCGCAATTTTAAGGAAATTCAGATGA